From a single Sphingosinicellaceae bacterium genomic region:
- a CDS encoding F0F1 ATP synthase subunit epsilon has translation MADLFHFELVSPERLLRSGEVYMVVVPGSEGDFGVLPGHAPLMSTIRPGAIAVYPTSMNDVPERIFVDGGFAEVSATGLTILAESATPVGEIDIEGGATRLAEARASLAAAAGDAERDLAEKRVASLEAMQAAAVN, from the coding sequence ATGGCCGACCTGTTCCACTTCGAGCTGGTCAGCCCGGAGCGCCTGCTGCGCTCCGGTGAAGTCTACATGGTCGTCGTGCCGGGGAGCGAGGGCGACTTCGGCGTCCTGCCCGGTCACGCGCCGTTGATGTCGACAATCCGCCCCGGCGCGATCGCGGTCTATCCGACCAGCATGAACGACGTGCCGGAGCGGATTTTCGTCGACGGCGGCTTCGCGGAAGTCTCCGCCACCGGCCTGACGATCCTCGCCGAGAGCGCGACGCCGGTCGGCGAGATCGACATCGAGGGTGGGGCCACCCGGCTGGCCGAAGCCCGTGCGTCGCTTGCCGCAGCGGCAGGCGATGCCGAACGCGACCTCGCCGAGAAGCGCGTCGCCAGCCTCGAAGCCATGCAGGCAGCGGCGGTCAACTAA
- the atpD gene encoding F0F1 ATP synthase subunit beta, which produces MATTPTTPTTNNVGRVSQVIGAVVDVHFDTDLPAILSALETRIEDRRLVLEVAQHLGENTVRTIAMDATDGLVRGQEVTDTGSQIRVPVGPATLGRILNVIGEPIDERGPVNATTTMPIHAEAPLFIDQATDSSILVTGIKVIDLIAPYAKGGKIGLFGGAGVGKTVLIQELINNIAKGHGGTSVFAGVGERTREGNDLYHEFLDAGVIAKDADGNPTSEGSKVALVYGQMNEPPGARARVALSGLTNAEYFRDVEGQDVLFFVDNIFRFTQAGSEVSALLGRIPSAVGYQPTLATDMGQLQERITSTTKGSITSVQAIYVPADDLTDPAPATSFAHLDATTTLSRAISELGIYPAVDPLDSTSRVLEPRTVGEEHYAVARSVQEVLQRYKSLQDIIAILGMDELSEDDKLTVSRARKIQRFLSQPFFVAEIFTGTPGVFVAVEDTIKGFKAIVAGEYDHLPENAFYMVGTIEDAVAKGQRLAAEAA; this is translated from the coding sequence ATGGCCACCACCCCCACCACCCCCACCACCAACAACGTCGGCCGCGTGTCGCAGGTCATCGGTGCCGTCGTCGACGTGCACTTCGACACCGACCTGCCGGCGATCCTGAGCGCGCTCGAGACCCGTATCGAGGACCGCCGCCTGGTCCTCGAAGTCGCCCAGCACCTCGGCGAGAATACCGTCCGCACCATCGCGATGGATGCCACCGACGGCCTCGTCCGCGGCCAGGAAGTCACCGACACCGGCTCGCAGATCCGCGTGCCGGTCGGCCCCGCCACGCTCGGGCGCATCCTCAACGTCATCGGCGAGCCGATCGACGAGCGCGGTCCGGTCAATGCGACGACCACCATGCCGATCCACGCCGAGGCGCCGCTGTTCATCGACCAGGCCACCGACAGCTCGATCCTGGTCACCGGCATCAAGGTCATCGACCTCATCGCCCCTTACGCCAAGGGCGGCAAGATCGGGCTGTTCGGCGGTGCCGGCGTCGGCAAGACCGTGCTGATCCAGGAGCTGATCAACAACATCGCCAAGGGCCACGGCGGCACCTCCGTGTTCGCCGGCGTCGGCGAGCGCACCCGCGAGGGCAACGACCTTTACCACGAATTCCTCGACGCCGGGGTCATCGCGAAGGACGCCGACGGCAACCCGACCAGCGAAGGCTCCAAGGTTGCGCTTGTGTACGGCCAGATGAACGAGCCCCCGGGCGCCCGTGCCCGCGTCGCGCTGTCGGGCCTGACCAACGCCGAATATTTCCGCGACGTCGAGGGCCAGGACGTGCTCTTCTTCGTCGACAACATCTTCCGCTTCACCCAGGCCGGCTCGGAAGTGTCCGCCCTGCTCGGCCGCATCCCGTCGGCCGTGGGCTATCAGCCGACGCTCGCCACCGACATGGGCCAGCTGCAGGAGCGCATCACCTCGACCACCAAGGGCTCGATCACCTCGGTACAGGCGATCTACGTGCCCGCCGACGACCTGACCGACCCGGCGCCGGCGACCTCGTTCGCCCACCTGGACGCGACGACGACGCTGAGCCGCGCGATTTCGGAACTCGGCATCTACCCGGCCGTCGACCCCCTCGACTCGACCTCGCGCGTGCTTGAGCCGCGCACCGTCGGCGAGGAGCATTACGCCGTCGCCCGCTCGGTCCAGGAGGTCCTGCAGCGTTACAAGTCGCTCCAGGACATCATCGCCATCCTCGGGATGGACGAGCTGTCGGAGGACGACAAATTGACCGTCAGCCGCGCCCGCAAGATCCAGCGCTTCCTCAGCCAGCCATTCTTCGTCGCCGAGATCTTCACCGGCACGCCGGGCGTGTTCGTCGCCGTCGAGGACACCATCAAGGGCTTCAAGGCGATCGTCGCCGGCGAGTACGATCACCTGCCCGAGAACGCCTTCTACATGGTCGGCACCATCGAGGATGCCGTCGCCAAGGGCCAGCGCCTGGCTGCAGAGGCCGCGTAA
- a CDS encoding REDY-like protein HapK, with protein sequence MRIIVLLNLKPDVTAADYEEWARTRDIPGIRSLPSVDDLTVLRTTGLLGAEGKAPYDYVEIMEVADMTGFWTDIATEASRAVAKELVQWVAGPPVFMLTEEVSTV encoded by the coding sequence ATGCGAATCATCGTGCTGCTCAACCTGAAGCCCGACGTCACTGCTGCCGACTACGAGGAGTGGGCCCGGACGCGCGACATTCCTGGCATCCGCTCGCTGCCCTCCGTCGACGACTTGACCGTGCTCAGGACGACCGGCCTGCTCGGTGCCGAGGGCAAGGCCCCGTACGACTATGTCGAGATCATGGAAGTCGCCGACATGACCGGATTCTGGACCGACATCGCTACCGAGGCGAGCCGGGCGGTCGCGAAGGAACTGGTGCAGTGGGTCGCGGGGCCACCGGTGTTCATGCTGACCGAGGAGGTGAGCACGGTCTGA
- the atpA gene encoding F0F1 ATP synthase subunit alpha, with amino-acid sequence MDIRAAEISKVIKDQIASFGTEAEVSEVGQVLSVGDGIARVHGLDNVQAGEMVEFPGGLKGMALNLEADNVGIVIFGSDAGVKEGDTVKRTGDIVDVPVGRGLLGRVVDGLGNPIDGKGPLTDVKRSRVEVKAPGIIPRKSVNEPMQTGLKALDALVPVGRGQRELIIGDRQTGKTAVALDTFINQKVTNEAAGDDDSKKLFCIYVAVGQKRSTVAQIVRALEENGAMEYTIVVAATASEPAPLQFLAPYTGCAMGEYFRDNGMHAVIVYDDLSKQAVAYRQMSLLLRRPPGREAYPGDVFYLHSRLLERAAKMSDAHGNGSLTALPIIETQAGDVSAYIPTNVISITDGQIFLETELFYQGVRPAINVGLSVSRVGSAAQTKAMKKVAGSIKLELAQYREMAAFAQFGSDLDASTQKLLNRGARLTELLKQGQFKPMPFEEQVVSIFAGVNGHLDTVPVKAVTRFEGSLLSYIKAEHAGLLDAIRTSKDISDDTKKGLNEAIGSFAKSFA; translated from the coding sequence ATGGACATCCGCGCTGCGGAAATCTCGAAGGTCATCAAGGACCAGATCGCTTCTTTCGGTACCGAGGCCGAAGTTTCCGAAGTCGGCCAGGTGCTGTCGGTCGGCGACGGCATCGCGCGCGTCCACGGCCTCGACAACGTCCAGGCGGGCGAGATGGTCGAGTTCCCGGGCGGCCTCAAGGGCATGGCGCTCAATCTCGAGGCCGATAACGTCGGCATCGTAATCTTCGGCTCCGACGCTGGCGTGAAGGAAGGCGACACCGTCAAGCGTACCGGCGACATCGTCGACGTGCCGGTCGGTCGTGGCCTGCTCGGGCGCGTCGTCGACGGCCTCGGCAACCCGATCGACGGCAAGGGCCCGCTGACCGACGTCAAGCGCAGCCGCGTCGAAGTGAAGGCCCCCGGCATCATCCCGCGCAAGTCGGTCAACGAGCCGATGCAGACCGGCCTCAAGGCCCTCGATGCACTGGTTCCCGTCGGCCGCGGCCAGCGCGAGCTGATCATCGGCGACCGCCAGACCGGCAAGACCGCCGTCGCGCTCGACACCTTCATCAACCAGAAGGTCACCAACGAAGCCGCCGGCGACGATGACAGCAAAAAGCTGTTCTGCATCTACGTCGCGGTCGGCCAGAAGCGCTCGACCGTCGCACAGATCGTCCGCGCGCTCGAGGAGAACGGCGCGATGGAGTACACCATCGTCGTCGCCGCGACCGCTTCGGAGCCCGCTCCGCTGCAGTTCCTCGCGCCCTACACCGGCTGCGCGATGGGCGAGTATTTCCGCGACAACGGCATGCACGCGGTTATCGTCTACGACGACCTGTCGAAGCAGGCCGTCGCCTACCGCCAGATGTCGCTACTGCTGCGCCGTCCGCCGGGCCGCGAAGCCTATCCTGGCGACGTCTTCTACCTGCACTCGCGGCTGCTCGAGCGTGCCGCCAAGATGAGCGACGCGCACGGCAACGGCTCGCTGACGGCGCTGCCGATCATCGAGACCCAGGCCGGGGACGTCTCGGCGTACATTCCGACGAATGTCATCTCGATCACCGACGGCCAGATCTTCCTGGAGACCGAGCTGTTCTACCAGGGCGTCCGCCCGGCCATCAACGTCGGCCTCTCGGTCAGCCGCGTCGGCTCGGCCGCGCAGACCAAGGCGATGAAGAAGGTCGCCGGCTCGATCAAGCTGGAACTGGCGCAGTACCGCGAGATGGCGGCGTTCGCGCAGTTCGGCTCGGACCTCGACGCCTCGACCCAGAAATTGCTCAATCGCGGCGCGCGCCTGACCGAGCTGCTCAAGCAGGGTCAGTTCAAGCCGATGCCGTTCGAGGAACAGGTCGTTTCGATCTTCGCCGGCGTCAACGGTCACCTCGACACGGTTCCGGTCAAGGCCGTGACCCGCTTCGAGGGCTCCCTGCTCAGCTACATCAAGGCCGAGCATGCCGGCCTGCTCGATGCGATCCGCACGTCGAAGGACATCTCCGACGACACCAAGAAGGGCCTCAACGAGGCCATCGGCAGCTTCGCCAAGTCGTTCGCGTAA
- a CDS encoding F0F1 ATP synthase subunit gamma, with the protein MASLKALKVRIASVKSTQKITRALKMVAASKLRRAQEAAEAARPYSERMAHVMASLGSRVTVGPESPRLLAGTGADQTYLLLVVTSERGLAGGFNTNIVRLARRRAEELQREGKTVKLLMAGKKGRAAFLRTHRSQIIDTLELTHGKPLKFTEAQVIGDEVIRRFEAGEFDVAEMFFSKFRSALVQEPMAVRLIPAALPSAADAAPSDGADATIEYEPDEETILADLLPRNIAVQVFRAMLENQASFFGAQMNAMENSTNNAGDIIKRLTVTYNRTRQAAITKELIEIISGAEAI; encoded by the coding sequence ATGGCAAGCCTCAAAGCCCTAAAGGTCCGCATCGCTTCGGTGAAGTCGACGCAGAAGATCACCCGGGCGCTCAAGATGGTCGCCGCGTCGAAGCTGCGTCGCGCGCAGGAAGCGGCGGAAGCAGCGCGTCCGTACTCGGAGCGCATGGCACACGTCATGGCGTCGCTCGGCAGCCGCGTCACAGTGGGTCCTGAGTCGCCGCGCCTGCTCGCGGGCACCGGGGCCGACCAGACCTACCTGCTGCTCGTGGTGACCTCGGAGCGCGGCCTCGCGGGCGGGTTCAACACCAACATCGTCCGCCTCGCGCGCCGCCGTGCCGAGGAGCTCCAGCGCGAAGGCAAGACCGTCAAGCTGCTGATGGCCGGCAAGAAGGGCCGCGCCGCGTTCCTGCGCACCCACCGCAGCCAGATCATCGACACGCTCGAGCTGACCCACGGCAAGCCGCTCAAGTTCACCGAGGCGCAGGTCATCGGCGACGAAGTCATCCGGCGCTTCGAAGCGGGTGAGTTCGACGTCGCCGAGATGTTCTTCTCCAAGTTCCGCTCGGCGCTGGTCCAGGAGCCGATGGCGGTCCGCCTGATCCCGGCCGCGCTGCCGAGTGCCGCCGACGCCGCCCCCAGCGACGGTGCCGACGCGACCATCGAGTACGAGCCCGACGAGGAGACCATTCTCGCCGACCTGCTGCCGCGCAACATCGCGGTGCAGGTGTTCCGCGCCATGCTGGAGAATCAGGCGAGCTTCTTCGGCGCGCAGATGAACGCGATGGAAAACTCGACCAACAACGCCGGCGACATCATCAAGCGCCTGACGGTGACCTACAACCGCACCCGGCAGGCGGCGATCACCAAGGAGCTCATCGAGATCATCTCGGGGGCCGAAGCGATATGA
- a CDS encoding PEPxxWA-CTERM sorting domain-containing protein: MRMVFTGAMAALVLSATPALAQVQTINIGASFATTPYTYDFGGGNTLTISNTGDFFAPEAVSTGGNLKVGGFGAPFYDPPQPTSYFFNRGGSFGPGGELPLFLSFATPAAVAYSISEGLVGFRFDLGQGLQYGYADTAGTTLYGFRFETTPGVSVAFGAVPEPATWALLVGGFGMTGAMMRRRKLAVA, translated from the coding sequence ATGCGAATGGTTTTCACGGGCGCGATGGCCGCCCTCGTTCTTTCCGCGACTCCGGCGTTGGCGCAGGTCCAGACCATCAACATCGGGGCGTCGTTCGCGACCACGCCGTACACCTACGATTTCGGTGGCGGTAACACGCTGACGATCAGCAACACCGGCGATTTCTTCGCGCCGGAGGCGGTCTCGACCGGTGGCAACCTAAAGGTCGGCGGCTTCGGCGCGCCGTTCTACGACCCGCCGCAGCCGACCTCCTATTTCTTCAACCGCGGCGGCAGCTTCGGCCCCGGCGGCGAGCTGCCGCTGTTCCTGTCGTTCGCGACACCCGCCGCCGTCGCCTACTCGATCTCGGAGGGCCTCGTCGGCTTTCGCTTCGATCTCGGTCAGGGCCTGCAGTACGGCTATGCGGATACCGCCGGGACCACGCTCTACGGCTTCCGCTTCGAGACCACGCCCGGCGTCAGCGTCGCGTTCGGTGCGGTCCCCGAGCCGGCAACCTGGGCGCTTCTGGTCGGCGGCTTCGGCATGACCGGTGCCATGATGCGGCGACGCAAGC
- a CDS encoding F0F1 ATP synthase subunit delta, which translates to METSGGIVAGLSGRYATALFDLAQGDGSLGAVAASLATLKGALSESADLRTLTTSPRLDRPSAGRGIAGVAVSLGLDSLTTKFLGVLAANRRLGDLPAIIRDFNALAARQRGETTATVTSALPLDADQQAALKTALKTRLRRDVALDLRVDKDILGGLVVRVGSQMIDSSLRTKLNTLAHAMKG; encoded by the coding sequence GTGGAAACATCGGGCGGCATCGTTGCTGGACTGTCGGGACGCTATGCGACCGCGCTGTTCGATCTTGCGCAGGGGGATGGTAGCCTTGGCGCCGTCGCCGCCAGCCTGGCGACGCTGAAGGGCGCGCTGAGCGAATCGGCCGACCTGCGGACGCTGACCACCAGCCCGCGTCTCGACCGCCCGTCCGCCGGGCGCGGCATCGCCGGCGTCGCCGTCAGCCTCGGGCTCGATAGCCTCACCACCAAGTTTCTCGGTGTCCTTGCCGCCAACCGCCGCCTTGGCGACCTGCCCGCGATCATCCGCGATTTCAACGCCCTCGCCGCCCGCCAGCGTGGCGAGACCACGGCCACCGTGACCAGTGCGCTGCCGCTCGATGCGGACCAGCAGGCCGCGCTGAAGACCGCGCTCAAGACCCGTTTGCGCCGCGACGTGGCGCTCGACCTGCGGGTCGACAAGGACATCCTCGGCGGGCTGGTTGTCCGTGTCGGTTCACAGATGATCGACAGCTCGCTCCGTACCAAGTTGAACACTCTCGCTCACGCGATGAAAGGCTGA